A genome region from Polyodon spathula isolate WHYD16114869_AA chromosome 19, ASM1765450v1, whole genome shotgun sequence includes the following:
- the LOC121294628 gene encoding ubiquitin carboxyl-terminal hydrolase 47-like isoform X2 produces MEMVPSEENQIVPKEIENAADEPRVLCIIQDTTNAKTVNERLTLNLPASTSLRKLFEDVASKAGYVNDTFDLVWGSPTDLAPLDHSSDKSLSDSGFEAGKKNFLHLTDKDGEQPQIASDESGTADSSGLDDSSQDRFVGPLPRDSTVGCSSDYSSQSYSYSSILNKSETGYVGLVNQAMTCYLNSLLQTLYMTPEFRNALYNWEFEESEEDQVTSIPYQLQRLFVLLQTSKKRAIETTDVTRSFGWDSSEAWQQHDVQELCRVMFDALEQKWRQTEQADLINQLYQGKLKDYVRCLECGYESWRVDTYLDIPLVIRPYGSSQAFASVEEALQAFIQPETLDGPNQYFCERCKKKCDARKGLRFLHVPYLLTLQLKRFDFDYTTMHRIKLNDRMTFPEELDMSPFIDVEDEKSPQTESSTDSGAENEGSCHSDQMSNDFSNDDGFDEGICLDNTSSAVLKSKSSLTYELFSVMVHSGSAAGGHYYACIKSFSDSQWYSFNDQHVSKITQDDIRKTYGGASGSRGFYSSAFASSTNAYMLIYRLKNPSRNAKYLDVQEFPEHIKCLVQKEKEMEEQEKRQREIERNTCKIKLFCMHPVKMIMMENKLEVHRDKTLKEAVEMAYKLVNLDGIVPLDCCRLVKYDEFHEYLEKSYEGEEETPMGLLLGGVKSSYMFDLLLETRRPEQVFQLYKPGEVMVKVHVVDLKTETIALPVTVRAYLNQTVTEFTQLLSRATGLSADTMRIVLERCYNDLRLLYVPNKTLKAEGFFRSNKVFIESSDSTDHQVTFTDSHLWKLLDRHGNTIRLYVSLPVQSQLNRTLSQKVDGDSGGLEDTFEREKGNRKTVEAILEESTEKLKNLSLQQHQGGNNVKSTEACDFENIESPSQKADCTSLDNRELENRIPISDPENNLQSEERSDSDLNNDRSTSSVDSDILSSSHSSDTLCNADSAPIPLANGLDSHSITCSRRSKANEGKKETWDTAEEDSGTDSEYDENGKSKGETQYAYFRAEPYTSDDGSGEGQKCLLVHLDKRITLAAFKQNVETFVGVPSSQFKVFRVYANNQEFESVRLNETLSSFSDDNKMIIRLGRALKKGEYRVKVYQLLVNDPEPCRFLIDSVFAKGMTVRQSKEELLLPLKEQCKLNLSIDRFRLRKKTWKNPGTVFLDYHVYEEDINISSNWEVFLEVLDEPEKMKSMSQLAVLARRWSPSQMKLEPFQEVVLESSSVDELKQKLSEISGIPVENTEFAKGRGTFPCDISILEIHHDLDWNPKVSTLNVWPLYICDDGAVVFYRDKTEELMDLSDEDRNELMKKESSRLLKTGHRVNYSPRKEKALKIYLDGAPSKDSSQD; encoded by the exons ATGGAGATGGTTCCCAGCGAAGAAAATCAGATCGTACCGAAAGAG ATTGAAAATGCTGCAGATGAACCTCGCGTGCTGTGTATCATTCAGGACACCACCAATGCGAAGACCGTTAATGAGAGACTTACCTTAAACCTCCCTGCTTCAACCTCCCTCAGAAAGCTCTTTGAGGATGTCGCCTCCAAGGCTGGCTATGTAAATGACACTTTTGATTTGGTGTGGGGCAGCCCTACAGACTTG gctCCCCTGGATCACAGTAGTGACAAATCTCTGTCAGATTCTGGCTTTGAAGCAGGGAAGAAAAATTTTCTACATCTGACTGATAAAGATGGTGAACAGCCTCAGATAGCATCA GATGAATCGGGTACAGCGGACAGCAGTGGCCTTGATGACAGCTCTCAGGACAGATTCGTTGGTCCTCTTCCTAGAGACAGCACAGTCGGCTGCAGCAGCGACTACAGCAGCCAGAGCTACTCGTACTCCTCTATCCTCAACAAATCAGAAACGG GATATGTTGGTTTGGTAAACCAAGCCATGACATGCTACCTAAACAGCTTGCTGCAGACCCTCTATATGACtcctgagttcagaaatgctctGTACAA CTGGGAGTTTGAGGAGTCTGAAGAAGACCAAGTTACCAGCATCCCATACCAGCTCCAGCGGCTCTTTGTTTTGTTGCAAACCAGTAAGAAAAGAGCCATCGAAACAACAGATGTGACCCGCAGCTTTGGTTGGGACAGCAGTGAAG CTTGGCAACAGCATGATGTGCAGGAGTTATGCAGAGTCATGTTTGATGCGCTGGAGCAAAAGTGGAGACAGACTGAGCAG GCTGACCTTATCAATCAGCTGTATCAGGGCAAGTTGAAGGATTATGTACGGTGTCTGGAGTGTGGATATGAGAGCTGGAGGGTCGACACTTACCTTGATATCCCGTTGGTCATCCGACCCTATGGTTCCAGCCAGGCATTTGCCAGTGTG GAAGAAGCACTTCAAGCATTTATTCAGCCAGAGACTCTGGATGGCCCCAATCAATACTTCTGTGAGCGCTGTAAAAAGAAATGTGATGCACGCAAG gGCTTGAGGTTCCTGCACGTTCCATACCTGTTGACGCTCCAGTTAAAGCGATTTGACTTTGACTACACCACAATGCATCGGATTAAGCTGAATGACCGTATGACTTTTCCCGAAGAGCTGGATATGAGTCCTTTTATTGATGTAGAAGATGAG AAATCGCCTCAAACTGAGAGTAGCACAGACAGTGGAGCTGAAAACGAAGGGAGCTGCCACAGTGATCAGATGAGCAATGATTTCTCCAATGATGATGGCTTTGATGAAGGAATTTGTCTGGATAACACCagcagtgcagttttaaaatctaAG AGTTCTTTAACTTATGAACTCTTCTCAGTCATGGTCCACTCTGGAAGTGCTGCTGGGGGACACTACTACGCTTGCATCAAATCGTTCAGCGACAGCCAGTGGTACAGTTTTAATGATCAGCATGTTAGCAAG ATTACCCAAGATGACATCAGGAAAACTTATGGTGGAGCTTCGGGAAGCAGAGGCTTTTACTCCAGTGCCTTTGCCAG CTCTACAAATGCATACATGCTGATTTATAGGCTTAAGAATCCTTCAAGGAATGCAA AGTATTTGGATGTTCAAGAATTTCCAGAGCATATAAAGTGTCTAGTTCAAAAAGAGAAGGAGATGGAAGAGCAGGAAAAGAGGCAACGTGAAATTGAACGCAACACCTGCAAG ATTAAGCTGTTTTGCATGCACCCTGTGAAGATGATAATGATGGAAAACAAACTTGAGGTCCATAGAGATAAAACACTGAAGGAAGCTGTGGAAATGGCATATAAG ttagTGAATCTGGATGGGATTGTTCCACTGGACTGCTGTCGACTTGTTAAATATGATGAGTTTCATGAGTACCTGGAAAAGTCCTATGAAGGAGAAGAGGAGACCCCAATGGGATTGTTGCTAGGTGGAGTGAAGTCATCATATATGTTTGACCTGCTGTTAGAAACAAGAAGACCAGAACAGGTCTTCCAACTGTACAAACCAGGAG AAGTAATGGTGAAAGTGCATGTTGTTGACCTGAAAACGGAGACTATTGCCCTTCCTGTCACTGTTAGAGCTTACTTGAACCAGACAGTCACAGAGTTCACCCAGCTCCTTTCACGG GCAACAGGGCTTTCTGCTGACACGATGCGCATAGTGCTGGAGCGTTGCTATAATGATCTAAGACTGCTCTATGTGCCCAATAAGACACTGAAAGCAGAGGGATTTTTTAGAAGCAACAAG GTGTTTATTGAAAGCTCCGATTCAACAGATCACCAGGTCACATTTACAGATTCTCATTTATGGAAGCTTCTTGATCGCCATGGAAACACTATTAGGTTGTATGTTTCTTTACCTGTACAATCCCAGCTTAACAGGACCCTTTCACAAAAAGTTGATGGCGATTCGGGCGGTTTGGAGGACACCTTCGAAAGGGAGAAGGGTAACAGAAAGACTGTAGAAGCAATTTTGGAAGAAAGCACTGAAAAACTCAAGAACTTGTCACTCCAGCAGCATCAGGGAGGGAACAACGTCAAGAGCACAGAGGCATGTGACTTTGAGAATATCGAGTCCCCCTCCCAGAAGGCTGATTGTACTTCATTAGACAACAGAGAGCTGGAGAACCGGATTCCGATCTCTGATCCTGAAAACAACTTGCAGTCAGAAGAGCGCTCGGACTCTGACTTAAACAATGACCGCAGCACTAGCTCAGTGGATAGCGATATCCTCAGCTCCAGTCACAGTAGTGACACATTGTGCAATGCTGACAGTGCCCCTATCCCTTTAGCCAATGGGCTGGATTCTCACAGCATCACGTGCAGTCGGAGGTCAAAAGCAAACGAGGGCAAAAAGGAAACGTGGGATACTGCAGAGGAGGATTCTGGGACGGACAGTGAATATGACGAGAATGGGAAGAGCAAAGGAGAGACCCAGTATGCTTATTTCAGGGCAGAGCCATACACTTCGGATGACGGTTCAGGAGAAGGGCAAAAAT GTTTGTTGGTCCATCTTGATAAACGGATTACACTGGCTGCCTTTAAACAAAATGTGGAGACCTTTGTTGGAGTTCCATCCTCCCAGTTTAAGGTCTTCAGGGTCTACGCCAACAACCAGGAGTTTGAAAGTGTTAGGCTAAATGAAACTCTATCCTCATTTTCAGATGATAACAAG atGATAATACGATTAGGAAGAGCACTAAAAAAGGGAGAGTATCGTGTCAAAGTTTACCAGCTTTTAGTAAATGATCCAGAG CCCTGCAGGTTTTTGATAGATTCAGTGTTTGCAAAAGGAATGACTGTGCGGCAGTCCAAAGAAGAGCTTTTGCTTCCTCTCAAGGAGCAGTGTAAGCTGAACCTCAGTATTGACAG ATTTCGACTGCGAAAAAAGACTTGGAAAAATCCTGGAACAGTATTTCTGGACTATCATGTCTATGAAGAAGATATCAACATCTCCAGCAATTGGGAGGTCTTCCTTGAAGTACTTGATG AACCTGAGAAAATGAAGTCTATGTCTCAGCTGGCAGTGCTAGCAAGGCGATGGAGCCCGTCGCAAATGAAGCTGGAACCCTTCCAGGAAGTGGTCCTGGAAAGCAGCAGCGTCGATGAACTTAAGCAGAAG CTGAGTGAGATTAGTGGGATTCCTGTTGAAAATACAGAATTTGCAAAG GGTAGAGGAACATTTCCCTGTGATATCTCAATATTGGAAATTCATCACGATTTAGATTGGAATCCAAAAGTATCGACACTCAATGTTTGGCCTCTCTATATTTGTGATGATGGAGCGGTTGTCTTTTACAG GGATAAGACAGAGGAGCTGATGGATCTGTCAGATGAAGACAGGAATGAACTCATGAAAAAAGAAAGCAGTCGTCTCCTTAAGACAGGACACAGAGTGAACTACTCTCCCCGTAAAGAGAAAGCATTAAAGATCTATTTGGATGGTGCACCAAGTAAAGACTCAAGCCAGGACTGA
- the LOC121294628 gene encoding ubiquitin carboxyl-terminal hydrolase 47-like isoform X3: MLYKKYVQIENAADEPRVLCIIQDTTNAKTVNERLTLNLPASTSLRKLFEDVASKAGYVNDTFDLVWGSPTDLAPLDHSSDKSLSDSGFEAGKKNFLHLTDKDGEQPQIASDESGTADSSGLDDSSQDRFVGPLPRDSTVGCSSDYSSQSYSYSSILNKSETGYVGLVNQAMTCYLNSLLQTLYMTPEFRNALYNWEFEESEEDQVTSIPYQLQRLFVLLQTSKKRAIETTDVTRSFGWDSSEAWQQHDVQELCRVMFDALEQKWRQTEQADLINQLYQGKLKDYVRCLECGYESWRVDTYLDIPLVIRPYGSSQAFASVEEALQAFIQPETLDGPNQYFCERCKKKCDARKGLRFLHVPYLLTLQLKRFDFDYTTMHRIKLNDRMTFPEELDMSPFIDVEDEKSPQTESSTDSGAENEGSCHSDQMSNDFSNDDGFDEGICLDNTSSAVLKSKSSLTYELFSVMVHSGSAAGGHYYACIKSFSDSQWYSFNDQHVSKITQDDIRKTYGGASGSRGFYSSAFASSTNAYMLIYRLKNPSRNAKYLDVQEFPEHIKCLVQKEKEMEEQEKRQREIERNTCKIKLFCMHPVKMIMMENKLEVHRDKTLKEAVEMAYKLVNLDGIVPLDCCRLVKYDEFHEYLEKSYEGEEETPMGLLLGGVKSSYMFDLLLETRRPEQVFQLYKPGEVMVKVHVVDLKTETIALPVTVRAYLNQTVTEFTQLLSRATGLSADTMRIVLERCYNDLRLLYVPNKTLKAEGFFRSNKVFIESSDSTDHQVTFTDSHLWKLLDRHGNTIRLYVSLPVQSQLNRTLSQKVDGDSGGLEDTFEREKGNRKTVEAILEESTEKLKNLSLQQHQGGNNVKSTEACDFENIESPSQKADCTSLDNRELENRIPISDPENNLQSEERSDSDLNNDRSTSSVDSDILSSSHSSDTLCNADSAPIPLANGLDSHSITCSRRSKANEGKKETWDTAEEDSGTDSEYDENGKSKGETQYAYFRAEPYTSDDGSGEGQKCLLVHLDKRITLAAFKQNVETFVGVPSSQFKVFRVYANNQEFESVRLNETLSSFSDDNKMIIRLGRALKKGEYRVKVYQLLVNDPEPCRFLIDSVFAKGMTVRQSKEELLLPLKEQCKLNLSIDRFRLRKKTWKNPGTVFLDYHVYEEDINISSNWEVFLEVLDEPEKMKSMSQLAVLARRWSPSQMKLEPFQEVVLESSSVDELKQKLSEISGIPVENTEFAKGRGTFPCDISILEIHHDLDWNPKVSTLNVWPLYICDDGAVVFYRDKTEELMDLSDEDRNELMKKESSRLLKTGHRVNYSPRKEKALKIYLDGAPSKDSSQD, translated from the exons ATGCTGTACAAGAAATATGTTCAG ATTGAAAATGCTGCAGATGAACCTCGCGTGCTGTGTATCATTCAGGACACCACCAATGCGAAGACCGTTAATGAGAGACTTACCTTAAACCTCCCTGCTTCAACCTCCCTCAGAAAGCTCTTTGAGGATGTCGCCTCCAAGGCTGGCTATGTAAATGACACTTTTGATTTGGTGTGGGGCAGCCCTACAGACTTG gctCCCCTGGATCACAGTAGTGACAAATCTCTGTCAGATTCTGGCTTTGAAGCAGGGAAGAAAAATTTTCTACATCTGACTGATAAAGATGGTGAACAGCCTCAGATAGCATCA GATGAATCGGGTACAGCGGACAGCAGTGGCCTTGATGACAGCTCTCAGGACAGATTCGTTGGTCCTCTTCCTAGAGACAGCACAGTCGGCTGCAGCAGCGACTACAGCAGCCAGAGCTACTCGTACTCCTCTATCCTCAACAAATCAGAAACGG GATATGTTGGTTTGGTAAACCAAGCCATGACATGCTACCTAAACAGCTTGCTGCAGACCCTCTATATGACtcctgagttcagaaatgctctGTACAA CTGGGAGTTTGAGGAGTCTGAAGAAGACCAAGTTACCAGCATCCCATACCAGCTCCAGCGGCTCTTTGTTTTGTTGCAAACCAGTAAGAAAAGAGCCATCGAAACAACAGATGTGACCCGCAGCTTTGGTTGGGACAGCAGTGAAG CTTGGCAACAGCATGATGTGCAGGAGTTATGCAGAGTCATGTTTGATGCGCTGGAGCAAAAGTGGAGACAGACTGAGCAG GCTGACCTTATCAATCAGCTGTATCAGGGCAAGTTGAAGGATTATGTACGGTGTCTGGAGTGTGGATATGAGAGCTGGAGGGTCGACACTTACCTTGATATCCCGTTGGTCATCCGACCCTATGGTTCCAGCCAGGCATTTGCCAGTGTG GAAGAAGCACTTCAAGCATTTATTCAGCCAGAGACTCTGGATGGCCCCAATCAATACTTCTGTGAGCGCTGTAAAAAGAAATGTGATGCACGCAAG gGCTTGAGGTTCCTGCACGTTCCATACCTGTTGACGCTCCAGTTAAAGCGATTTGACTTTGACTACACCACAATGCATCGGATTAAGCTGAATGACCGTATGACTTTTCCCGAAGAGCTGGATATGAGTCCTTTTATTGATGTAGAAGATGAG AAATCGCCTCAAACTGAGAGTAGCACAGACAGTGGAGCTGAAAACGAAGGGAGCTGCCACAGTGATCAGATGAGCAATGATTTCTCCAATGATGATGGCTTTGATGAAGGAATTTGTCTGGATAACACCagcagtgcagttttaaaatctaAG AGTTCTTTAACTTATGAACTCTTCTCAGTCATGGTCCACTCTGGAAGTGCTGCTGGGGGACACTACTACGCTTGCATCAAATCGTTCAGCGACAGCCAGTGGTACAGTTTTAATGATCAGCATGTTAGCAAG ATTACCCAAGATGACATCAGGAAAACTTATGGTGGAGCTTCGGGAAGCAGAGGCTTTTACTCCAGTGCCTTTGCCAG CTCTACAAATGCATACATGCTGATTTATAGGCTTAAGAATCCTTCAAGGAATGCAA AGTATTTGGATGTTCAAGAATTTCCAGAGCATATAAAGTGTCTAGTTCAAAAAGAGAAGGAGATGGAAGAGCAGGAAAAGAGGCAACGTGAAATTGAACGCAACACCTGCAAG ATTAAGCTGTTTTGCATGCACCCTGTGAAGATGATAATGATGGAAAACAAACTTGAGGTCCATAGAGATAAAACACTGAAGGAAGCTGTGGAAATGGCATATAAG ttagTGAATCTGGATGGGATTGTTCCACTGGACTGCTGTCGACTTGTTAAATATGATGAGTTTCATGAGTACCTGGAAAAGTCCTATGAAGGAGAAGAGGAGACCCCAATGGGATTGTTGCTAGGTGGAGTGAAGTCATCATATATGTTTGACCTGCTGTTAGAAACAAGAAGACCAGAACAGGTCTTCCAACTGTACAAACCAGGAG AAGTAATGGTGAAAGTGCATGTTGTTGACCTGAAAACGGAGACTATTGCCCTTCCTGTCACTGTTAGAGCTTACTTGAACCAGACAGTCACAGAGTTCACCCAGCTCCTTTCACGG GCAACAGGGCTTTCTGCTGACACGATGCGCATAGTGCTGGAGCGTTGCTATAATGATCTAAGACTGCTCTATGTGCCCAATAAGACACTGAAAGCAGAGGGATTTTTTAGAAGCAACAAG GTGTTTATTGAAAGCTCCGATTCAACAGATCACCAGGTCACATTTACAGATTCTCATTTATGGAAGCTTCTTGATCGCCATGGAAACACTATTAGGTTGTATGTTTCTTTACCTGTACAATCCCAGCTTAACAGGACCCTTTCACAAAAAGTTGATGGCGATTCGGGCGGTTTGGAGGACACCTTCGAAAGGGAGAAGGGTAACAGAAAGACTGTAGAAGCAATTTTGGAAGAAAGCACTGAAAAACTCAAGAACTTGTCACTCCAGCAGCATCAGGGAGGGAACAACGTCAAGAGCACAGAGGCATGTGACTTTGAGAATATCGAGTCCCCCTCCCAGAAGGCTGATTGTACTTCATTAGACAACAGAGAGCTGGAGAACCGGATTCCGATCTCTGATCCTGAAAACAACTTGCAGTCAGAAGAGCGCTCGGACTCTGACTTAAACAATGACCGCAGCACTAGCTCAGTGGATAGCGATATCCTCAGCTCCAGTCACAGTAGTGACACATTGTGCAATGCTGACAGTGCCCCTATCCCTTTAGCCAATGGGCTGGATTCTCACAGCATCACGTGCAGTCGGAGGTCAAAAGCAAACGAGGGCAAAAAGGAAACGTGGGATACTGCAGAGGAGGATTCTGGGACGGACAGTGAATATGACGAGAATGGGAAGAGCAAAGGAGAGACCCAGTATGCTTATTTCAGGGCAGAGCCATACACTTCGGATGACGGTTCAGGAGAAGGGCAAAAAT GTTTGTTGGTCCATCTTGATAAACGGATTACACTGGCTGCCTTTAAACAAAATGTGGAGACCTTTGTTGGAGTTCCATCCTCCCAGTTTAAGGTCTTCAGGGTCTACGCCAACAACCAGGAGTTTGAAAGTGTTAGGCTAAATGAAACTCTATCCTCATTTTCAGATGATAACAAG atGATAATACGATTAGGAAGAGCACTAAAAAAGGGAGAGTATCGTGTCAAAGTTTACCAGCTTTTAGTAAATGATCCAGAG CCCTGCAGGTTTTTGATAGATTCAGTGTTTGCAAAAGGAATGACTGTGCGGCAGTCCAAAGAAGAGCTTTTGCTTCCTCTCAAGGAGCAGTGTAAGCTGAACCTCAGTATTGACAG ATTTCGACTGCGAAAAAAGACTTGGAAAAATCCTGGAACAGTATTTCTGGACTATCATGTCTATGAAGAAGATATCAACATCTCCAGCAATTGGGAGGTCTTCCTTGAAGTACTTGATG AACCTGAGAAAATGAAGTCTATGTCTCAGCTGGCAGTGCTAGCAAGGCGATGGAGCCCGTCGCAAATGAAGCTGGAACCCTTCCAGGAAGTGGTCCTGGAAAGCAGCAGCGTCGATGAACTTAAGCAGAAG CTGAGTGAGATTAGTGGGATTCCTGTTGAAAATACAGAATTTGCAAAG GGTAGAGGAACATTTCCCTGTGATATCTCAATATTGGAAATTCATCACGATTTAGATTGGAATCCAAAAGTATCGACACTCAATGTTTGGCCTCTCTATATTTGTGATGATGGAGCGGTTGTCTTTTACAG GGATAAGACAGAGGAGCTGATGGATCTGTCAGATGAAGACAGGAATGAACTCATGAAAAAAGAAAGCAGTCGTCTCCTTAAGACAGGACACAGAGTGAACTACTCTCCCCGTAAAGAGAAAGCATTAAAGATCTATTTGGATGGTGCACCAAGTAAAGACTCAAGCCAGGACTGA